The Candidatus Deferrimicrobium borealis DNA window CAGGTGCGCGTAGTTCCCGTGCCGGTCCCCGAGGAGCTGGATCTCCACGTGGCGGGGGTTCTCGATGTACTTCTCGATGTAGACGGAGTCGTCGCTGAAGGCGGATTTCGCCTCCGACTTCGCCATCCGGAGGGACGACGAAAGGTCGGACTCCTCCCTCACCAGCCGCATCCCCTTGCCGCCGCCGCCGGCGGTCGCCTTGAGCATCACCGGAAAGCCGATCTCCCTCGCGACGCGGAGGACCTCCGCCTCCGTGGTGATCGGCTCCACGGTCCCGGGGACGACGGGGACGCCGGCCGCCTGGACCGTCTGCCGGGCGAGCGTCTTGGAACCCATCGTCCGCATGGCGTAGGCGGAGGGGCCGATCAGCTTGATCTTCTCCTTCTCGCACCGGTCGGCGAACAGCGGGTTTTCCGCGAGGAAGCCGTACCCGGGGTGGATGGCCTCGGCGCCGGTCCGTTTCGCCGCGTCGATGATCTTGTCGATCACCAGGTACGACTCCCGCGCCGGCGCGGGGCCGATGGAGTACGCTTCGTCGGCGTAGCGGGTGTGGAGGGCCTTCCGGTCGACCTCGGAGAAGACCGCCACCGTTCGGATCCCCATCTCCTTGCAGGCGCGGAGCACCCGGACGGCGATCTCCCCGCGGTTCGCGATCAGGATCTTCCGGAACACGTAGGCCTCCTACAGCGGGATGTTGCCGTGCTTGCGCGGCGGGTTCGTGTCGCGCTTGTTGCTCAGCATCTCGAACGCCTTGATGACTTTCGGCCGGGTCTCCGAGGGCATGATGACCTCGTCGATGTAGCCGAGCTCGGCCGCCTTGTACGGCGATGCGAAGCGCTCCCGGTAATCGGCCACCAGTTCGGCCTTTGTCACCTCGGGGTTGTCGGACTTGACGAGTTCCTTGCGGAAGATGATGTTCACCGCCCCGTCGGGGCCCATCACGGCGATCTCGGCGGTCGGGAAGGCGAAGTTGACGTCCGCCCGGATGTGCTTGGAGGCCATGACGTCGTACGCCCCCCCGTACGCCTTGCGGGTGATGACGGTCACCTTGGGGACGGTCGCCTCGGCGAAGGCGTACAGGAGCTTCGCCCCGTGCTTGATGATCCCGCCGTACTCCTGGGTCGTCCCCGGGAGGAAGCCCGGCACGTCGACGAAGGTCAGCAGCGGGATGTTGAAGGCGTCGCAGAACCGGACGAAGCGCGCTCCCTTGATCGAGGAGTTGATGTCGAGGCAGCCGGCGAGGATGGCGGGCTGGTTCGCCACGACGCCGACGGACCGCCCGTTCATCCGGGCGAACCCGATGACGATGTTTCGCGCGTAGTGCTCCTGGATCTCGAAGAAATCCCCGTCGTCCGCGACCTTCCGGATCACGTCCCGGATGTCGTACGGCTTCGTCGGGATGTCGGGGACCACCTGGTTCAGGCTCTCGTCCGTGCGGTCCGGGGAATCCTTCGGCGTCACGGCGGGGGGGTCTTCCATGTTGTTCTGCGGGACGAAGGAGAGCAGCTCGCGGATGAGATAGAGACACTCCTTCTCGTCCTCGGCCGCGAAGTGGGCCACGCCGCTGCGCTCGTTGTGGGCCATCGCGCCGCCGAGGTTCTCCTTGGTGACCTCCTCGTGGGTGACCGTCTTGATGACGTCCGGCCCCGTCACGAACATGTAGGAGGTGTTCTTGACCATCAGGATGAAGTCGGTGATCGCGGGGGAGTAGACGGCGCCGCCGGCGCACGGCCCCATGATCGCGGAGATCTGGGGGACGACCCCCGAGCTGAGGGTGTTCCGCAGGAAGATCTCGGCGTATCCGGCGAGGCTCTGGACCCCCTCCTGGATCCGAGCGCCCCCGGAGTCGTTCAGGCCGACGACCGGGGCCCCGTTGCGCACCGCGTGGTCCATGATCTTGCAGATCTTCTCCGCGTACGCCTCGGAAAGGGATCCGCCGTACACGGTGAAGTCCTGGGCGAAGACGTAGACGAGCCGCCCGTTCACCTTCCCGTATCCGGTGATCACGCCGTCCCCGAGGAACTTTTCCATCTCGAAGTCGGCGCAGCGGTGCTGGACGAAGCGATCCAACTCGACGAAGGTGTTCGGGTCAAGGAGAAGCTCGACCCGTTCCCGCGCCGTCAGCTTCCCCTGGGCGTGCTGGGTCTCGATCCGCTTCCTGCCGCCCCCTTCCATCGCGGTGGCGTTTCTCCTGCGCAACACCTCGAACTTCTCTTCGAGCGACATCGCTCTCCTCCTGGGCGGCAAATCCGTTTCGTGATGGTGTTTTATAGCATCCCGGGTCGCCGGGGTCAACGAAATCCGGGGTTTCCGTCACTTGCGGAACAAGGCCTGGTGGACCAGTTCGGCGATGTGAACCACGCGAAGGGCGGGATCGGTCCGCGCGGCCATGTCCCGCATCTGGAGGACGCACCCCGAGCAGGCGGTGGAGATCACCTTCGTCCCGCCGCGCGCGGCGACCGTCACCTTGGTCTCCCCGATCCGGGAGGAAGTCGGGTAGTCGCGCACGTTGAACGTCCCCCCGTAGCCGCAGCACAGGTCGGCGCCCGCCATCTCGGCGAACGCCGGGCCGACGGCCCGCGACAGCGCCTCCCTCGCCTCGGGACCTTTCCCGAGGGTCCCCGACAGGTGGCACGGGTCGTGGTACCCGATCTCGCCGACGTTCTGCCCCGACGGCGGGTCCGGGATCCGGTCGAGAACCCCCGAGGAGAGGAGGAAGCTCGCGTAGTCCACCGCGCGCTCCGCAACGTACGTCGCGTCGTCGTACCCGGGGGTTCCCTTCGGGAGCAGGGAGAACACGTTCCGCTTGAACATGAGAAGGCAGGACCCGCAGGGGAAGACGATCGCCCCCGGCTCCGCGGCCCGCAGTCGGCGCACGTTCGCCTCGGCGCACTCGGCGGCGGACCGGCGGTCCCCGGACACCATGGCGGGGAGGCCGCAGCACGCGGCGTCCCGGAAGACCGCCACGGATTTCCCCGACGCCTTGACGGTCTCGTAGGCGGCGCGTCCCACCCCGGGGAAGACGTGGTCGAAGACGCAGCCGACGAAGAGCATCACCTCGCCCGCGGCCGCCTCCGCCTTCCCGAGGGACTCGAGAAACCCTTTCCCGGGCAGCTTCGGGACGGTCCGCCCCTTCCCCCCGAGCCCGTCGGGGAACCGGTAGTGGAGCCCGCTCGCCGTGGGGATCTTCCCGGGCAGCAACCGCTGTCCCGCGGCGGCCGCCTTCCGGGCGATTCCCGTCGCCGCCGGGGACGGCATCACCTTCCCGAAGAGGACACGCTTCCAGGCGGGGATCCCGACCTCCTCCGCGAGGTCGGCGCGCCCCTTCATCACGATCTCCTCGACCAGCACCTGGTTGGGGCACGCCCGCTCGCACCGCCCGCACAGGAGGCAGTCGGTCAGCGCCTCCTGCACGCCTTCCGCGTCGCCGTCCTCCCCGCGCATCGCCGCCTCGATCAGGGCGATCTTCCCGCGGGCGACGGCGATCTCCGTCTTCCGCTCCGGGTAGAGGGTGCACACCGTCCTGCAGGTGCCGCACTTCGCGCACAGGCCGGTCAACGCCTTGAGATCGGCGTCCTTCATCCGCGAACCGCCGCCTCGTCGAGGAAGATCTTCCCGGGGTTGAGGATCCCGTTCGGATCGAAGCACTCCTTGAGCCGTTTCATCACCGCGACGCCGAGCGGGCCGACCTCCATCTCGAGGAACGGCGCCTTGGAGATCCCCACCCCGTGCTCTCCCGAGATCGTCCCCCCCATCGCGACGGTCTTCCGGAAAACCTCCGCGACCGCCTCCTCCGCGCGCCGCGTCTCGTCCTCGTCCGCGCCCGAGATCATGATGTTCACGTGGATGTTTCCGTCCCCCGCGTGGCCGAAGTTCACGATCCGCACGTCGCTCCGGCCGGAGAGATCGGCGAGGAAGTCGAACATGTCGGCGAGGCGGCTTCGCGGGACGACGATGTCCTCGTTGAGCTTGACCGCCCCGAGCTGGAGAAGGGTCGGGGAGATCGCGCGGCGGAGCTTCCAGAGTTCGTCCCTCCCCTTCATATCGGAGGCCCGGCGGACCTCGAGGGCGCCGTGGGCGCGGCACGCCTCCTCCACCCGGTCCGCTTCCCGCGCCGTGGAATCGGCCGTCCCGTCCACCTCGAACAGGAGGGCGCTCCCCGTTCCCGCCGGAAGCGGCACCTTCGCTACCGCCCGGACGCAGTCGATCGCGGTGCGGTCCATGATCTCCATCGCGGAAGGGGTCACCTTCGCGGCGACGACCGCGTTCACGGCGCCGGAGGCGTCCCGGTTCGTCCGGAAAAGCGCGAGCACGGTGACCGCCGCCTCGGGGTGCGGCAGGAGGCGCAGCGTCGCCCGGGTGACGATCCCCAGCGTCCCCTCGGAACCCACGAGCATCCGCGTGAGGTCGTACCCGACGACCCCCTTCGCCGTCGCGACGCCGGTGCGCAGGAGCTCCCCCGTTCCCAGCACCGCCTCGAGGCCGAGGACGTAGTCGCGGGTCACGCCGTATTTCACGGCGGACATCCCGCCCGAACATTCGGCGATGTTCCCGCCGATCGTGCTGAACTTGAGGGACGCCGGGTCCGGCGGATAGAAGAGCCCGCGCTCCCTCGCCGCCGCCTTGAGCGTCTCCGTCACCACCCCCGGCTCGACGACGGCGTACAGGTTCTCCGTGTCGATCGAAACGATCCGGTCCATCCGTTCCGTGGAGAGGACGACCCCGCCCCGGACCGGCAGCGAGCCGCCGGAGAAGCCGGTGCCCGCTCCCCGCGGGACGACCGGAAACCGGTGGCGGTTGGCGAGGAGGACCGTCTGCCGGACCTCCTCGGCGCTTACCGGGTAGACGACGGCGTCGGGGAGGAACGTCTTCCTGGTGGCGTCGAAGGAGTAGCAGATGCGCGTCTCGAGGGAGGTCCGCAGGCGGTCGCCGAACAGGTTCCCCAGCGCGGATAAGGCGTCAGCGTGCATCAGGAAAGTTTACCACATGGTACTCGGAACCTTATGGGTTGTGGGCAGGGGACTCACCTTCGGCTGCGTCGCCTCGGAGGGCGGGGCTCCGTTCGTGGCTCGCCGTGCGATGAACCTGCACGGCTGCGCACCGGCCTCACTGTGCCCCCCGTTTTCCTGCTGCGGGTTTTCCTGCTGCGGGGTCCGCCGGTTCGCGACATGTACGGTCGTCGGGCAGCCCCCCCTCGCGTTCCCAGGACGGTACAGCAGCCGAGACTGCATGGCGATGGAAGTCCCCGATGGTAATCGCGGTCCTGGACGGAGAGGGTCGCCGAACGAGCGAGGTGGACGGGAGCTCCCGCATCAGACGGACGCACCCTGAGGTATCGCGCCCGAGGGGCACCGCGTGAGGTCGCTGAGGAAGCCGCGCTCGCCAGGAGAGCCCCCCTGCGGAGTAGCCCCATCAAGGAGGCGTTGGAAAGGTCGCATCCGGGGAACTGCAACCGGATGCGAGCGGGGAGCCCCCCTGCGGAGAAGCGTAGGTACTGCGGGCGCCAGGCGGGGTCTTACCCCTCGAGGGAGTGGAGGAAGGAGGTGATGACCGCGTTGACCTCGGTCGGCTTCTCGAGCATCGCGAGGTGGCCGGCGCCGTGGATGATCTTGAGCACCGCGCCCGGGATGTTGACGGCGAGGTACTCCCCGTACTTCAACGGGATGAGGCGGTCGTCGTCGCCGCTGATCACGAGCGTGGGAACGCGGATCGCGTCCAGGCGGTTCATCACGTCGAACCCGTTGCAGGCGTGGAAATCGGCGAGGAAGGTGGCGGGCCGCGTGGAGAGAACGTCGCTGGCGACGTCTTCGCGGAGAAGGTCGGACGAGGCGGCCGACGTCATCCAGCCGACCAGCTCGGGGGCGAACTCCCGGAAGCGCTCGCCGATCCCGTCGAAGATCACCGGGCTGATCCGGAGCCGCGCGCCGGTGCCGAGGAGGACGAGGGCTTCCAGCCCCTTGAGGCCCCCCAGGGCGACCTGGAGGGCGATCGCCCCGCCCATCGAGTGCCCGGCGAGGAGGAACCGGTCGAGGCCGATCTCCTTCACGAATTCGACGACCCACGCGGCGTAGGCGTCCACGCTCTCCGGCGGTGTCCCTCCGCTGCGGCCGTGCCCGGGAAGGTCGGGGATCACCAGCCGCGCCGCGCCTTTGAGCCCCGCCCACTGGTCCCGGAACGTGTGGTGGGATCCGCCGGCCCCGTGCAGGAAAACGATCCCCCGCCGGCTCGCCTTCACGCTGTCCTGGAACTGGACGACCCGGCCCTGGACGGTGATTTCCGGCATCTTCCCCCCGTGCACGTTGGTACCCCAAGTATATCGAATTCCCCGGAGCGGTTTGCGCTAAGATTTCCCTTGAGCGAAGGGGCTACCTTACGGTAAGAAGGATCGGCGCCATACCCCGGGGAGAGGACGCCAGATGAAGACGATCGGACGCGAGATCCTGTGGAACCTGCCGCACGCGGCGGCGGTCATCATGTACGCCCTGTTCGGGGTGGTCCTGCTCGTGATCGCCTGGGGGGTGTTCCGGCGGGTGGAGTCGTACCGCCTCGGGCGGGCGGAGCGGGAGAACCGGTTCGACGACCTCCGGGGCCGCCTGTGGGATACCGTGCGCCTCGCCCTGGGACAGGAGCGGGTTCTGCACAGGAAGTTCGGCGGGCTCGTCCACCTGTGCATCTTCTCCGCCTTCATCGTCCTCTTCATCGTCACCTGCCTCGTGGCCGTGGAGTACGACCTCGGGATCCGGATCCTCGACGGGAATTTCTACATCGTCTTCAAGCTGTTCGCGGAGACCTTCGGAGCGCTGCTGCTCCTCGGCGTCGCGGGGGCCCTTCTCCGCAGGATCGCCTTCCGGCCGCCGGGGCTCACGAAGGAGAACGACGACACGCTGCAGCTTCTGCTCATCGGCGCCATCGGCGTCACGGGGTTCCTGGTCGAGACGGCCCGCATCGCGGCGACCCATCCGGCGATCGCGCCGATCTCGTTCGTCAGCAACGCCCTCGCGCCGGCCCTCTTCGGGGGGATGCCCCTTCCGGAGATCCTGTCGGCGCACAAGGCGCTCTGGTGGACCCACCTGCTGATCGCCTTCGGGTTCCTCGCCACCCTCCCCCTCACGAAGATGATCCACATGGGGACGGGTACGGCGAGCGTCTTCCTGCGGACCTCCCGCCCGAAGGGGGCGCTCCAGCCGATCCCGGACATCGAGGAGGAGGAGAATCCCGGCGTCGCCGCGGTCACCGATTTCTCCTGGAAGCAGCTCCTCTCCGCGGACGGGTGCACCAAGTGCGGCAGGTGCCAGGACGAATGCCCGGCGTTCGCGGCGGAGATGCCCCTGTCCCCCCGGGACGTGGTCCTGAAGACGAAGGACGAGCTGGGGCTGGACCTCTACGGGAGCCTCGTGCCTTCGGCGACGAACGTGGACAAGGCCACCGGGAAGCGGATCGTCCCCGATTTCGTCCGTGAAGTCCTTTTCCCGGAAGAGATCTGGGCGTGCACGACCTGCCGCGCGTGCATGCAGGCGTGCCCCGTGATGATCGAGCACATCGACATGATCGTCGACGTCCGCCGTGGGTACGTGGCCGCGTCGAAGGTCCCCGACACCGTGAAGACGGCGCTGCGGAAGATGGGGGACACCGGGAACCCGTGGGGGCTGCCCCAGGACGACCGGATCGCGTGGGCGGAAGGGCTCGACGTCCCCTTCGCCGCGGAGAAGAAGGAGTTCGAGTACCTGTACTGGGTCGGCTGCGCGGGGGCGTACGACCCGCGCAACCAGAAGGTCACCCGCGCCATCGTCTCCCTGCTCAACCGGGCCGGCGTGAGTTACGCGACTCTCGGGCTCGAGGAGATGTGCTGCGGGGAGTCCGCCCGGCGGATGGGGGAGGAAGGACTGTTCCAGTTGGGAATGGTCGAAATGGTGAAAGAGGTGTTCGCCGGGTACAAGGTGAAGAAGGTCATCACGCAGTGCCCCCACTGCTTCAACACCTTCCGGAACGAGTACCCCCAGTTCGGGGTGGACGTCGAGGTCCTCCACCACTCCGTCCTGCTCCGCGATTTGATCGCCCAGGGGAAGCTCTCCCCCCGGAAGGCGAACAACGTGTCGCTCGCATTCCACGACTCTTGCTATCTCGGCCGGCACAACGACATCTACGACGCCCCCCGGGAGGCGTTAGCCGCCATCCCGGGCGTCGCGATCAACGAGATGAAGAGGAACCGGGAGGAAGGGTTCTGCTGCGGCGCCGGCGGCGGCGGGATGTGGATGGAGTCCCCGGGAAAGCGGATCAACCACCTTCGCTTCGGGCAGGCGATGGCCACCGGCGCGAACGCCGTCGGTTCGGCGTGCCCCTACTGCCTCATCATGTTCGACGACGCGATCAAGTACAACAATCTCGACGATTCGGTGAAGGCGAAGGACATCGCGGAACTGGTGGCGGATTCCCTGTAACGGCCTCCTGGACGGCCAGGATCCCGGAATTGCAAAAAAAGTTGTCGCGCGACAACTTCCATTTTATCTTTTCCAACCCTTCCTGTTGTCATACAATGAACCTTGCCGGAACAGGGCATAAAGGATATCGCACGAAAGGGAGGACGGGGGACATGGACTCCCAAAGCGGTACCATCCTCTCGACTTTGCTGAAGAAACGCCTGAAAACTTTGGGGTATC harbors:
- a CDS encoding FAD-binding protein, coding for MHADALSALGNLFGDRLRTSLETRICYSFDATRKTFLPDAVVYPVSAEEVRQTVLLANRHRFPVVPRGAGTGFSGGSLPVRGGVVLSTERMDRIVSIDTENLYAVVEPGVVTETLKAAARERGLFYPPDPASLKFSTIGGNIAECSGGMSAVKYGVTRDYVLGLEAVLGTGELLRTGVATAKGVVGYDLTRMLVGSEGTLGIVTRATLRLLPHPEAAVTVLALFRTNRDASGAVNAVVAAKVTPSAMEIMDRTAIDCVRAVAKVPLPAGTGSALLFEVDGTADSTAREADRVEEACRAHGALEVRRASDMKGRDELWKLRRAISPTLLQLGAVKLNEDIVVPRSRLADMFDFLADLSGRSDVRIVNFGHAGDGNIHVNIMISGADEDETRRAEEAVAEVFRKTVAMGGTISGEHGVGISKAPFLEMEVGPLGVAVMKRLKECFDPNGILNPGKIFLDEAAVRG
- a CDS encoding alpha/beta fold hydrolase, which encodes MPEITVQGRVVQFQDSVKASRRGIVFLHGAGGSHHTFRDQWAGLKGAARLVIPDLPGHGRSGGTPPESVDAYAAWVVEFVKEIGLDRFLLAGHSMGGAIALQVALGGLKGLEALVLLGTGARLRISPVIFDGIGERFREFAPELVGWMTSAASSDLLREDVASDVLSTRPATFLADFHACNGFDVMNRLDAIRVPTLVISGDDDRLIPLKYGEYLAVNIPGAVLKIIHGAGHLAMLEKPTEVNAVITSFLHSLEG
- a CDS encoding methylmalonyl-CoA carboxyltransferase yields the protein MSLEEKFEVLRRRNATAMEGGGRKRIETQHAQGKLTARERVELLLDPNTFVELDRFVQHRCADFEMEKFLGDGVITGYGKVNGRLVYVFAQDFTVYGGSLSEAYAEKICKIMDHAVRNGAPVVGLNDSGGARIQEGVQSLAGYAEIFLRNTLSSGVVPQISAIMGPCAGGAVYSPAITDFILMVKNTSYMFVTGPDVIKTVTHEEVTKENLGGAMAHNERSGVAHFAAEDEKECLYLIRELLSFVPQNNMEDPPAVTPKDSPDRTDESLNQVVPDIPTKPYDIRDVIRKVADDGDFFEIQEHYARNIVIGFARMNGRSVGVVANQPAILAGCLDINSSIKGARFVRFCDAFNIPLLTFVDVPGFLPGTTQEYGGIIKHGAKLLYAFAEATVPKVTVITRKAYGGAYDVMASKHIRADVNFAFPTAEIAVMGPDGAVNIIFRKELVKSDNPEVTKAELVADYRERFASPYKAAELGYIDEVIMPSETRPKVIKAFEMLSNKRDTNPPRKHGNIPL
- a CDS encoding heterodisulfide reductase-related iron-sulfur binding cluster, which encodes MKTIGREILWNLPHAAAVIMYALFGVVLLVIAWGVFRRVESYRLGRAERENRFDDLRGRLWDTVRLALGQERVLHRKFGGLVHLCIFSAFIVLFIVTCLVAVEYDLGIRILDGNFYIVFKLFAETFGALLLLGVAGALLRRIAFRPPGLTKENDDTLQLLLIGAIGVTGFLVETARIAATHPAIAPISFVSNALAPALFGGMPLPEILSAHKALWWTHLLIAFGFLATLPLTKMIHMGTGTASVFLRTSRPKGALQPIPDIEEEENPGVAAVTDFSWKQLLSADGCTKCGRCQDECPAFAAEMPLSPRDVVLKTKDELGLDLYGSLVPSATNVDKATGKRIVPDFVREVLFPEEIWACTTCRACMQACPVMIEHIDMIVDVRRGYVAASKVPDTVKTALRKMGDTGNPWGLPQDDRIAWAEGLDVPFAAEKKEFEYLYWVGCAGAYDPRNQKVTRAIVSLLNRAGVSYATLGLEEMCCGESARRMGEEGLFQLGMVEMVKEVFAGYKVKKVITQCPHCFNTFRNEYPQFGVDVEVLHHSVLLRDLIAQGKLSPRKANNVSLAFHDSCYLGRHNDIYDAPREALAAIPGVAINEMKRNREEGFCCGAGGGGMWMESPGKRINHLRFGQAMATGANAVGSACPYCLIMFDDAIKYNNLDDSVKAKDIAELVADSL
- a CDS encoding (Fe-S)-binding protein — translated: MKDADLKALTGLCAKCGTCRTVCTLYPERKTEIAVARGKIALIEAAMRGEDGDAEGVQEALTDCLLCGRCERACPNQVLVEEIVMKGRADLAEEVGIPAWKRVLFGKVMPSPAATGIARKAAAAGQRLLPGKIPTASGLHYRFPDGLGGKGRTVPKLPGKGFLESLGKAEAAAGEVMLFVGCVFDHVFPGVGRAAYETVKASGKSVAVFRDAACCGLPAMVSGDRRSAAECAEANVRRLRAAEPGAIVFPCGSCLLMFKRNVFSLLPKGTPGYDDATYVAERAVDYASFLLSSGVLDRIPDPPSGQNVGEIGYHDPCHLSGTLGKGPEAREALSRAVGPAFAEMAGADLCCGYGGTFNVRDYPTSSRIGETKVTVAARGGTKVISTACSGCVLQMRDMAARTDPALRVVHIAELVHQALFRK